One Hypomesus transpacificus isolate Combined female chromosome 6, fHypTra1, whole genome shotgun sequence DNA segment encodes these proteins:
- the LOC124468782 gene encoding mitogen-activated protein kinase-binding protein 1-like: MTFEGSTIKSRLRNMLRSPSNKLRRNRKQENIEKKVRLERVLGITASGNSGLVSDPHSGLVAYPAGCVVVLLNPKKNKQLHILNTSRKAITALSFSPDGKFLVTGESGHLPAVRVWDVAERTQVAELQEHKYGVSCVAFSPNSKYIVSVGYQHDMMINVWAWKKDTVVAANKVSSKVTAVSFSEDSSYFVTAGNRHVKFWYLDHSKPIKASAPVPLLGRSGLLGELRNNFFCDVACGRGSKSGDTFCITSSGLLCVFNSKRTLDKWVDLRTSLARSLCVSEELIFCGCADGTVRAFSPSDLQFIGTLPRPHPLGTDVSAITQASHLFSNKTDARYPDTVAVTYDPVSHRLSCVYNDHSLYVWDVRDLLRVGKVHSALFHAACVWDLEVFPELPESSEASLSSGVFLSCSADNTVRLWSMEGPDTHRNVLSNDLLKVIYMDENTGALLDTEGTATGSLEKVDGQTADTRAGFRTISVSPDGKHLASGDRNGVLRVHDLRSMEGILKVEAHDSEILCLEYSKPETGLKLLATASRDRLIHVLDADKAYSLLQTLDEHSSSITAVRFASNENKVRMISCGADKSIYFRTAHKTGRGTEFRCSHHVVRKTTLYDMGVDPTCKYAAVGCQDRSIRIFNISSGKQKKLYKGSQSEDGSLLKVQMDPSGLFVATSCSDKNISIFDFLSGECVATMFGHSEIVTGMKFTNDCKYLISVSGDSCIFVWRLAPEMTLSMRQRLSQLPNTQPCKTSPLRREIYSAPSLGGVSSESDHDNEEEGPLNYSPDQEEKRASTSSGSSQDAEEDTGASDESQDWDSNKKEPCDSVAPEAPARPRRRWSCRMGSLELMVKSMLDLRQLEAFSMPSSSHKKGSASWLRERDAGSTSSLQGALEMEERTKKEGRQRPHSDWLSSTTSKRSPGADGNVLYPEGSENTARVLGSDDLVKEQQHGSVDRGGRAGCPQDSQSPDSACSVDYDSRESSPDQAHEDSDGVVPLTSEDDQSDLEDEEEDEDGEVERGKVEVTSMDEAMRTVSATPEPTQEAFLKQNFETLDDPSSMERSRVARLSMSARFLARGSNNNNNRRTALFAKAHKIDLRPGGSPTMPLVSKVRPLMEEGRGQDSEERSPFDSSLEEQKSVEVGAPERGPVLRSHPQKRRPLGSHLWRMSSPVGRPPAQTEGPATLQKSQSVQNLALEGLCYPTPSCGQGEARPRPQNLRVDRDPSRPLSRLSSPSSPVSPSSPVSPLPWESPKLKSRRSYMCPTTSSKAKSSHSSSTGEGLHLGMLLSSSPLPLEDESGEPASPKSRSSFDDLDVELPVLSSSPTPASLSSPPSPLCPGKDRSCPSPPRATVSPDPSSTCSLNVPPSRIPLPKQPLASRRSLCTDMRPHNDWLNAIARTSNSMEDPGYEYIPTGSVCKPGLGKRLSLPTDQVRGHLGNLQLPVSLPVHQERFLDCQKGFPGQEPLLCKDRPLVSVLLCKDRPLVSVQALTLTTTESQPEFFVSVEHCRQAAAELHSTLRKTTQLYATVLGCGSVPSEEQQEMRRVLDEALDLVRAELDSLPQTKARGEASEAGGGRVKGEEALALLEQYSELLLKSVEKRLDNKT; the protein is encoded by the exons ATGACTTTCGAAGGATCAACAATCAAAAGTCGCTTAAGGAATATGCTTCGCTCTCCGTCCAACAAACTTCGAAGAAATCGTAAACAagaaaacattgaaaaaaag GTCAGATTGGAGAGGGTACTTGGGATCACAGCCTCTGGGAACAGTGGACTGGTGTCTGACCCACACTCTGGACTGGTCGCCTATCCtgctgg ATGTGTGGTGGTCTTGCTCAACCCCAAGAAGAACAAGCAGCTTCACATCCTGAACACCTCCAG gAAAGCCATCACagccctctcattctctccagaTGGAAAGTTCCTGGTCACTGGAGAG agcgGTCACCTTCCAGCCGTGCGTGTGTGGGACGTGGCAGAGCGTACCCAGGTGGCGGAGCTGCAGGAGCATAAGTACGGGGTGTCCTGCGTGGCCTTCTCCCCCAACAGCAAGTACATCGTCAGCGTGGGCTACCAGCATGACATGATGATCAATGTCTGGGCCTGGAAG AAGGACACTGTTGTCGCGGCTAACAAGGTGTCCAGTAAGGTGACAGCGGTGTCCTTCTCTGAGGACAGCTCCTACTTTGTGACAGCTGGAAACAGACATGTGAAGTTCTGGTACCTGGACCACTCCAAACCCATTAAG gccagtGCTCCTGTTCCTCTTCTGGGGCGATCAGGTCTGCTGGGGGAACTGAGGAACAATTTCTTCTGTGACGTGGCGTGTGGGCGGGGCTCTAAGTCAGGTGACACCTTCTGCATCACGTCGTCTGGGCTGTTGTGCGTGTTCAACAGCAAGAGGACTCTGGACAAGTGGGTGGACCTACGG ACCAGCTTGGCgcgatctctgtgtgtgtcagaggagctGATCTTCTGTGGCTGTGCAGATGGGACGGTTCGAGCCTTCAGCCCTTCTGACCTGCAGTTCATCGGCACGCTGCCCAGGCCACACCCCCTGGGCACCGACGTGTCGGCCATCACTCAGGCCAG CCACCTGTTCTCCAACAAGACGGACGCCCGCTACCCTGACACTGTGGCGGTGACCTATGACCCCGTCAGCCATCGGCTGAGCTGTGTGTACAACGACCACAGTCTGTATGTGTGGGACGTGAGGGACCTTCTCAGGGTGGGAAAGGTCCACTCTGCCCTCTTCCACGCTGCCTGTGTCTGGGACCTGgag GTGTTTCCGGAGCTCCCAGAAAGCTCTGAGGCCAGCCTGTCTTCAGGGGTCTTCCTCAGCTGTTCTGCTGACAACACTGTGAGGCTGTGGAGCATGGAGGGACCCGACACTCACCGCAACGTCCTCAGCAAC GACCTGTTGAAAGTCATCTACATGGATGAGAACACTGGAGCCCTGCTGGACACAGAGGGAACTGCGACCGGGAGCTTGGAGAaggtggatggacagacagcagacacCAGGGCTGGCTTCCGGACCATCAGTGTCAGCCCGGATGGAAAACACCTGGCTTCAGGAGATCGTAACGGCGTGCTGAG GGTTCACGACCTCAGGAGTATGGAGGGGATTCTCAAGGTGGAAGCCCATGACTCAGAGATCCTGTGTCTGGAGTACTCTAAAcctgagacag gACTGAAGCTGCTGGCCACCGCCAGCCGGGATCGTCTCATCCACGTCCTGGATGCCGACAAAGCCTACAGTCTGCTCCAGACTCTGGATGAGCACTCTTCCTCCATCACGGCCGTCCGATTCGCCT CCAATGAGAACAAGGTCAGGATGATTAGCTGTGGCGCTGACAAGAGCATCTACTTCCGTACGGCTCACAAG ACAGGCAGGGGAACAGAGTTCAGGTGCTCCCACCATGTGGTGAGGAAGACCACCCTGTATGACATGGGGGTGGACCCCACCTGCAAGTATGCTGCTGTGGGCTGCCAGGACCGCAGCATTag gatCTTCAACATCAGCAGTGGGAAACAGAAGAAGCTGTACAAGGGCTCCCAGAGTGAGGACGGCAGCCTGCTGAAG GTACAGATGGATCCCTCTGGTCTGTTTGTGGCCACCAGCTGCTCTGACAAGAACATCAGCATctttgacttcctgtctggagaGTGTGTAGCCACCATGTTTGGCCACTCTG AGATCGTCACAGGGATGAAGTTCACCAACGACTGCAAGTATCTGATCTCAGTGTCTGGGGACAGCTGTATCTTTGTGTGGCGTCTGGCCCCAGAGATGACCCTGAGCATGAGACAACGTCTCTCCCAGCTCCCCAACACCCAGCCGTGCAAGACCTCCCctctcag GAGAGAGATTTACAGTGCACCCTCTCTGGGAGGCGTGTCCTCGGAGAGTGACCATGACAACGAGGAGGAGGGGCCATTGAATTACTCCCCCGaccaggaagagaagagagccaGTACTTCCTCTGGCAGCAGCCAGGACGCGGAGGAAGACACAG GGGCCTCAGATGAAAGTCAAGACTGGGATTCTAACAAGAAG gAGCCGTGTGACTCTGTGGCCCCTGAGGCCCCTGCTCGCCCACGCAGGCGCTGGTCGTGTCGCATGGGCTCCCTGGAGCTCATGGTCAAGTCCATGCTGGACCTGCGCCAGCTGGAAGCCTTCTCCATGCCTAGCTCCTCCCACAAGAAAGGCTCCGCCTCctggctcagagagagagacgcaggcAGCACctccagcctgcagggggcgctg gagatggaggaaaggaCTAAGAAAGAAGGCAGACAGCGCCcccattctgattggttgtcgtCCACCACATCTAAACGTTCCCCTGGTGCAGATGGTAATGTACTGTACCCCGAGGGCAGTGAGAATACAGCCAGGGTACTgggcag TGATGACCTGGTGAAGGAGCAGCAGCATGGCAGTGTGGACAGAGGAGGGCGTGCTGGATGTCCTCAGGACAGCCAGAGTCCAGATAGCGCCTGCTCTGTGGACTACGACAGCAGAGAGTCCAGCCCAGACCAGGCCCACGAGG ACTCTGACGGAGTAGTACCGTTGACCTCTGAGGACGACCAGTCTGACCTggaggacgaagaggaggacgaggatggagaggtggagagagggaaggtggaggtgaCCAGTATGGATGAAGCGATGAGGACGGTTTCTGCCACCCCTGAACCGACCCAAGAAGCCTTCCTCAAACAGAACTTTGAGACCCTGGATGACCCAAGCAGCATGG agaggagcagagtagCCAGACTGAGCATGTCGGCTCGCTTCCTGGCCAGGggttccaacaacaacaacaacag GAGGACTGCCCTGTTTGCCAAGGCCCACAAGATCGATTTAAGGCCTGGGGGGTCTCCAACCATGCCCCTGGTCTCCAAGGTGCGGCCCTTgatggaggaggggcgggggcaaGACTCAGAGGAGCGTAGCCCCTTCGACTCCAGCCTGGAGGAACAGAA GTCCGTGGAGGTGGGAGCTCCAGAGAGGGGCCCCGTGCTGCGATCCCACCCCCAGAAGAGGAGGCCCCTGGGCAGTCACCTGTGGAGGATGTCCAGCCCTGTGGGCAGACCTCCGGCCCAGACAGAGGGACCCGCAACACTGCAGAAGTCTCAGTCAGTCCAGAACCTCGCCTTAGAAG GTCTCTGTTACCCTACCCCATCCTGTGGTCAAGGCGAGGCACGCCCCAGGCCTCAAAACCTGCGAGTGGATCGGGACCCCTCCAGACCTCTGtcccgtctctcctccccctcctcccctgtctccccctcctcccctgtctcccccttacCCTGGGAGAGCCCCAAGCTCAAGTCCCGCCGCTCCTACATGTGCCCCACCACCAGCTCCAAGGCCAAGTCCAGCCACTCCTCATCCACGGGGGAGGGCCTCCACCTGGGCATGCTACTCAGCAGCTCCCCCCTGCCCTTGGAGGATGAGAGCGGAGAGCCCGCTAGCCCCAAGAGCAGGAGTTCGTTTGATGACCTGGATGTTGAGCTTCCTGTCTTGTCATCCTCTCCTacccctgcttctctctcctcccccccttcccctctctgtcctggcAAAGACCGCTCCTGCCCTTCTCCTCCCAGGGCCACGGTCTCGCCCGATCCAAGCTCAACCTGCTCCCTCAATGTCCCGCCCTCCCGGATCCCCCTTCCCAAACAGCCACTCGCATCACGTCGCAGTCTTTGCACGGACATGAGACCCCACAACGATTGGCTAAATGCTATAGCTAGAACCTCCAACTCTATGGAAGACCCTGGATATGAGTACATACCGACAGGGTCAGTGTGCAAACCAG gcctgggtaaacggctgTCCCTACCCACAGACCAGGTCAGAGGGCATCTGGGTAACCTTCAACTTCCAGTCTCACTTCCTGTGCACCAGGAAAGATTCTTGGATTGTCAGAAGGG GTTCCCAGGGCAGGAACCGCTGCTGTGTAAAGATCGCCCACtggtgtctgtcctgctgtgtaaAGATCGCCCCCTGGTGTCTGTCCAGGCACTCACCCTGACCACGACCGAATCCCAGCCAG AGTTCTTTGTCAGTGTGGAACACTGCAGACAGGCGGCCGCAGAGCTTCACAGTACTCTCAGGAAAACCACCCAGCTCTATGCGacg GTGCTGGGCTGTGGCTCAGTCCCCagtgaggagcagcaggagatgaggagggttcTGGACGAGGCCCTGGACCTGGTCCGAGCTGAGCTGGACTCTCTCCCCCAGACGAAGGCCAGAGGTGAGGCCAGCgaggctggggggggcagggtcaaaGGTGAGGAGGCTCTGGCCCTGCTGGAGCAGTACTCTGAACTGTTGCTAAAGTCTGTGGAGAAGAGACTGGATAAcaagacctga